In one window of Nakamurella sp. PAMC28650 DNA:
- a CDS encoding uroporphyrinogen-III synthase, whose amino-acid sequence MEAEPREIDCPAGGQLIDVLPLAGWTVGVTAARRADELGSLLERRGARVTHAPAIRLVPLPDDTELLAATRACVDDPIDLAVATTGIGFRGWIEAADGWGLGDALRERLAGLVDAWSPASESCSEVLDHLLTEDLENVRIAVQLHGEPLPDFVEALRAAGADVVEVPVYRWVPPEDMTALLRMVELIVTGAVDAVAFTSAPAVVSLLRTADAIGEQERMLEAFRNRGIPLCVGAVTASPLERREVPTVQPGRARIGAMVRELGEVLPARAPSLRVAGHQLQLRGSAVVIDDRLVPLPPAPMALLRTLMRHPGRVVSRAELLRAAPGDATDEHAVEMAVARVRSALMDARCVQTVVKRGYRLAYDPPMDDGIPADGQLLVRTQRSFVSPGGTRSQRE is encoded by the coding sequence ATGGAGGCCGAACCGCGCGAAATCGATTGTCCTGCAGGTGGACAGCTAATCGATGTCCTGCCGCTCGCCGGCTGGACGGTCGGCGTCACCGCCGCGCGCAGGGCGGACGAATTGGGCAGCCTGCTGGAGCGCCGGGGCGCCCGCGTCACCCATGCCCCCGCGATCCGGCTCGTTCCGTTGCCCGACGACACCGAGCTGCTCGCCGCCACCAGGGCCTGTGTCGACGACCCGATCGATCTTGCCGTAGCCACCACGGGTATCGGATTCCGAGGCTGGATCGAGGCCGCCGACGGCTGGGGGTTGGGCGACGCGCTGCGAGAGCGACTGGCCGGATTGGTCGATGCCTGGTCTCCGGCCTCGGAATCGTGCTCGGAGGTGCTCGATCATCTACTGACCGAGGATCTGGAGAACGTCAGGATCGCCGTTCAACTCCACGGCGAGCCGCTGCCCGACTTCGTCGAGGCGCTGCGGGCGGCCGGCGCCGACGTGGTCGAGGTACCGGTGTACCGCTGGGTGCCGCCGGAGGACATGACGGCTCTTCTGCGGATGGTCGAGTTGATCGTGACCGGGGCGGTCGACGCGGTCGCCTTCACCAGCGCCCCCGCCGTGGTCAGCCTGCTGCGCACAGCGGACGCGATCGGTGAACAGGAGAGGATGCTGGAAGCCTTTCGCAACAGGGGGATCCCGTTGTGCGTCGGCGCCGTGACGGCGTCGCCGCTGGAGCGCCGGGAGGTGCCGACCGTTCAACCGGGACGCGCCCGGATCGGTGCCATGGTGCGCGAGCTCGGCGAGGTGCTCCCAGCCCGCGCACCTTCTCTCCGGGTCGCCGGGCACCAGCTGCAGCTCCGGGGCTCGGCAGTGGTCATCGACGACCGACTCGTCCCGCTGCCGCCCGCACCGATGGCGCTCCTACGGACCCTGATGCGCCATCCGGGTCGCGTGGTGTCCCGGGCCGAACTGTTGCGTGCCGCACCGGGGGACGCCACCGACGAGCACGCCGTCGAGATGGCAGTTGCGCGGGTGCGGTCGGCGTTGATGGACGCGCGGTGCGTGCAGACCGTGGTCAAGCGTGGCTACCGGCTGGCCTACGATCCCCCGATGGACGACGGCATACCCGCCGACGGCCAACTGCTTGTGCGAACCCAGCGCAGTTTCGTGTCGCCCGGCGGGACCCGAAGTCAGCGTGAGTGA
- the nirD gene encoding nitrite reductase small subunit NirD, giving the protein MKATPAVALQVPVVWVAIFRLDELLRERGVAALIGGTQIALFRLWNDEVLAVGNHDPFSHSNVISRGIVGSRGQSATVASPMYKQVFDLRTGVCLDAPGTRLPVYRVRVIDGLVQVVRPAGATPPPEV; this is encoded by the coding sequence ATGAAGGCGACACCGGCAGTCGCGCTGCAGGTTCCGGTGGTCTGGGTGGCGATCTTCCGCCTCGACGAACTGTTGAGAGAACGCGGTGTGGCCGCGCTGATAGGTGGGACGCAGATCGCGCTCTTCCGTCTCTGGAACGACGAGGTGCTGGCCGTGGGCAACCACGACCCGTTCAGCCACAGCAACGTGATCTCGCGCGGGATCGTCGGCAGCCGGGGCCAGAGCGCCACCGTGGCCTCCCCGATGTACAAGCAGGTGTTCGATCTGCGCACCGGGGTCTGTCTGGATGCACCCGGAACCAGACTTCCGGTCTACCGCGTCCGCGTCATCGACGGTCTGGTCCAGGTCGTCCGACCGGCCGGGGCCACACCCCCGCCGGAGGTCTGA
- the nirB gene encoding nitrite reductase large subunit NirB, whose protein sequence is MVGQRLVESLRARDTAGHWKVTVLAEEPRPAYDRVALSAWFSGRTESDLTLVPEGFYDDDPLLDLRLSQAAVSIDRVGRVVTTSTGEQITYDAMVLATGSSPFVPPVAGHDLPGTFVYRTIADLEAMKSYARGRHVGAVIGGGLLGLEAANALLGLGLRTHVVEFAPRLMALQIDEGGASMLRRKVEALGITVHAATAMASLTADADGCVSQVEFADGGSIGAELVVFAAGVRPRDELARAAGLAVGPRGGVVVDAACRTADPAVWAIGECACIGGGVYGLLAPGYSMADTVAERLCGGASLFGGTELSTQLKLLGVEVASFGDAHGVSENALEVVYADPVAGVYKKLVLSDDARTLLGGVLVGDASAYPLLRSAVGGPLPGSPEALLVGAGGEIAGPIGAAQICSCTGVTADSIDDAIRRQGCADVPALKACTRAGTGCGSCVPLLKKMLAAAGVAQSHGLCEHFAQLSRADLFDIVRVKPITTFSGLVAEYGLGRGCDICKPVVASILASLGGGHILEGEQATLQDTNDHFLANLQRNGTYSVVPRIPGGEISPAKLIVIGQVAADFGLYTKITGGQRIDLFGARVEQLPHIWRRLVDAGFESGHAYGKSLRTVKSCVGSAWCRFGVQDAVALAIDLELRYRGLRSPHKLKAGVSGCARECAEARGKDFGIIATEKGWNLYVGGNGGFTPRHAEMLAQDLATDELIRVIDRFLMYYVRTADRLQRTAVWIEAMEGGLDHLRAVLLEDSLRICDDLDAAMAQHVRSYSDEWRDAIDDPTTLARFTSFVNAPGEPDRDIVFVAEREQHRPATPTESASLIAGPRLRVGTP, encoded by the coding sequence ATGGTGGGACAACGACTGGTGGAATCGCTGCGGGCCAGGGACACCGCCGGCCACTGGAAGGTGACCGTCCTGGCCGAGGAACCACGACCGGCCTACGACCGGGTGGCGCTCTCGGCGTGGTTCTCCGGGCGTACCGAGTCCGACCTGACCCTGGTGCCGGAGGGGTTCTACGACGACGATCCTCTGCTGGATCTGCGCCTGAGCCAGGCTGCAGTGTCCATCGACCGTGTCGGTCGAGTGGTCACCACTTCCACGGGTGAGCAGATCACCTACGATGCAATGGTTCTCGCCACCGGCTCCTCTCCCTTCGTACCGCCGGTCGCCGGGCACGACCTGCCCGGAACCTTCGTGTACCGCACCATCGCCGATCTCGAGGCCATGAAGTCCTACGCCCGCGGTAGGCACGTCGGCGCGGTGATCGGCGGTGGCCTGCTCGGGCTCGAGGCGGCCAATGCACTGCTGGGACTGGGTCTTCGAACTCACGTGGTCGAATTCGCCCCCCGACTGATGGCGCTGCAGATCGACGAGGGTGGTGCGTCGATGCTGCGCCGCAAGGTGGAGGCGCTGGGCATCACGGTGCACGCGGCCACTGCAATGGCGTCACTGACGGCGGACGCGGACGGCTGCGTCTCACAGGTGGAATTCGCCGACGGAGGATCGATCGGGGCCGAGTTGGTGGTCTTCGCCGCCGGTGTCCGCCCCCGTGACGAATTGGCCCGTGCCGCCGGACTTGCGGTCGGTCCCCGCGGTGGCGTCGTCGTCGACGCGGCCTGCCGCACCGCGGATCCCGCCGTCTGGGCCATCGGTGAGTGCGCCTGCATCGGCGGTGGTGTCTACGGGCTGCTGGCTCCGGGCTACTCGATGGCCGACACCGTGGCCGAGCGGCTGTGTGGTGGCGCATCCCTGTTCGGGGGCACCGAACTGTCCACCCAGCTCAAACTTCTCGGAGTCGAGGTGGCAAGTTTCGGTGATGCCCATGGTGTCTCCGAGAATGCCCTCGAGGTGGTCTATGCCGATCCGGTGGCGGGGGTGTACAAGAAACTGGTCCTGTCCGACGACGCCCGGACGTTGCTCGGGGGTGTCCTGGTCGGTGACGCCTCGGCCTACCCGCTGCTGCGCAGCGCGGTCGGCGGTCCACTCCCCGGATCACCGGAGGCTCTGCTGGTCGGCGCCGGTGGCGAGATCGCCGGTCCGATCGGAGCGGCACAGATCTGTTCCTGCACGGGTGTCACCGCCGACTCCATCGACGACGCCATCCGCCGGCAGGGATGTGCCGACGTGCCGGCGTTGAAAGCCTGTACCCGCGCCGGCACGGGTTGCGGGAGCTGCGTGCCGCTGCTGAAGAAGATGCTCGCGGCGGCGGGGGTGGCCCAGAGTCATGGCCTGTGCGAGCATTTCGCCCAACTTTCGCGTGCCGACCTCTTCGACATCGTGCGCGTCAAGCCGATCACCACCTTCAGCGGACTTGTCGCCGAGTACGGTCTCGGCCGCGGCTGCGACATCTGCAAGCCGGTGGTCGCCAGCATTCTCGCGAGCCTCGGGGGTGGGCACATCCTGGAGGGCGAGCAGGCGACGCTGCAGGACACCAACGATCACTTCCTGGCCAACCTCCAGAGGAACGGCACCTACTCGGTGGTTCCGCGCATCCCGGGCGGGGAGATCTCGCCGGCGAAACTGATCGTCATCGGTCAGGTGGCCGCGGACTTCGGTCTGTACACGAAGATCACCGGCGGGCAACGGATCGACCTGTTCGGTGCCCGCGTCGAACAGCTCCCGCACATCTGGCGACGCCTCGTCGACGCCGGGTTCGAATCCGGGCATGCCTACGGCAAGTCGCTGCGCACGGTGAAATCGTGCGTCGGGTCCGCATGGTGTCGCTTCGGCGTCCAGGACGCGGTGGCGTTGGCCATCGACCTGGAACTGCGCTATCGCGGACTGCGGTCCCCGCACAAGCTGAAGGCCGGTGTCTCCGGGTGCGCCAGGGAGTGTGCGGAGGCGCGGGGCAAGGACTTCGGGATCATCGCCACCGAGAAGGGCTGGAATCTCTACGTCGGCGGCAACGGCGGGTTCACACCTCGTCACGCCGAGATGCTGGCCCAGGATCTGGCGACCGACGAGCTGATCCGAGTGATCGACCGGTTCCTGATGTACTACGTCCGGACCGCGGATCGACTGCAGCGCACCGCAGTCTGGATCGAAGCCATGGAGGGGGGGTTGGACCACCTGCGCGCCGTCCTGCTGGAGGACTCGCTGCGGATCTGCGACGATCTCGACGCCGCGATGGCCCAGCACGTCCGGTCCTACTCCGACGAATGGCGTGATGCCATCGACGATCCCACCACCCTGGCCCGGTTCACCTCGTTCGTCAACGCTCCGGGTGAGCCAGACCGGGACATCGTCTTCGTCGCCGAACGCGAGCAGCACCGTCCGGCCACGCCGACCGAGAGTGCGAGCCTGATCGCCGGTCCGCGGCTCCGGGTGGGCACGCCATGA
- a CDS encoding integrase core domain-containing protein: MCRPQPGVKTPTRTSQEPKVRRSVGRTGVCYDNAWAESFNGTLKVERVNRTSYPTREQAEMDITRYIELRYNQVRLHSALGYITPNEAEQWWLANNSAA, from the coding sequence GTGTGTCGCCCACAACCAGGGGTCAAGACGCCCACGAGAACGTCACAAGAGCCCAAAGTTCGTCGGTCGGTAGGACGAACTGGTGTGTGTTATGACAATGCTTGGGCAGAATCATTCAACGGCACACTGAAAGTGGAAAGGGTGAATCGTACTAGTTATCCGACCCGTGAACAGGCGGAGATGGACATCACGCGGTACATTGAATTAAGATACAATCAGGTTCGGTTGCACTCGGCGCTGGGATACATTACGCCCAACGAAGCAGAGCAATGGTGGTTGGCCAACAACTCCGCAGCGTAG
- a CDS encoding ISL3 family transposase: MRGVTIWRKLLGVEQLQVLDMEWEGAAGQQVLVVSVRPSKGARSRCSRCRRRCPGYDQGGGIRRWRSLDWGSTMVFLQAAAPRVSCQRHGVVVAAVPWARPGARATGAFEDQCAWLAAHTASSVVAQLMRTSWRHVSAIIEHVVADGLAGRDVLAGLRRIGIDEISHRKGHRYLTCVVDQDSGRLVWAAPGRNSDTLHRFFDELGPDRAAALTHVSADGAQWIHDTVTVRAPQAVLGLDPFHVVGWATRELDNVRRQTWNMLRGNSSSAQASSVKGSRWALLKNPADLSPEQRGSLASIAKTNRNLYRAYLLKEQLRAVFQVKGQGGRELLAGWIAWASRSQLPGFIALAKTLKRFQQLIWNTLIHQMSNAQSEATNTHLRALTRRSYGFHSPEALIAMAMLTRGGLCPPLPGR, from the coding sequence GTGCGCGGTGTAACGATATGGCGAAAGCTGCTCGGTGTCGAGCAACTGCAGGTGCTGGACATGGAGTGGGAGGGGGCCGCCGGCCAGCAGGTGCTGGTCGTCTCGGTGCGTCCGAGCAAGGGCGCCCGGAGCAGGTGCAGTCGATGCCGACGTAGATGCCCGGGCTATGACCAGGGCGGTGGGATTCGTCGGTGGCGGTCGCTGGACTGGGGGTCAACGATGGTGTTCCTGCAGGCTGCGGCCCCGCGGGTGAGTTGCCAGAGGCACGGGGTGGTGGTCGCGGCTGTGCCGTGGGCCCGACCCGGCGCTCGGGCGACGGGAGCGTTTGAGGACCAGTGTGCGTGGTTGGCGGCGCACACCGCTTCGTCGGTGGTGGCGCAGTTGATGCGGACGTCGTGGCGGCATGTGAGCGCAATCATCGAGCACGTCGTCGCCGACGGTTTGGCCGGCCGGGACGTGTTGGCTGGGCTGCGGCGGATCGGTATCGATGAGATCTCCCACCGCAAGGGACACCGCTATCTGACGTGTGTGGTGGATCAGGACTCAGGCAGGTTGGTGTGGGCCGCGCCGGGTCGCAACAGCGACACGCTGCACCGGTTCTTCGACGAGCTCGGCCCGGACCGAGCGGCGGCGCTGACGCACGTGTCCGCCGATGGGGCGCAGTGGATCCACGACACAGTGACGGTCCGGGCCCCGCAGGCGGTGTTGGGGTTGGATCCTTTTCATGTTGTGGGGTGGGCCACCCGGGAGTTGGACAATGTGCGTCGTCAAACGTGGAACATGCTGCGGGGCAACAGTAGCTCCGCGCAGGCGTCGTCGGTGAAGGGTAGTAGGTGGGCGTTGCTGAAGAACCCCGCGGACCTGTCCCCGGAGCAGCGCGGGTCCCTCGCTTCGATCGCGAAGACCAACCGAAATTTGTATCGGGCGTATCTGCTGAAGGAGCAACTGCGGGCCGTGTTCCAGGTCAAGGGCCAGGGCGGCCGGGAACTGTTGGCCGGGTGGATCGCCTGGGCCAGCCGCTCCCAACTGCCCGGGTTCATCGCCTTGGCAAAGACGTTGAAGCGGTTCCAGCAGCTGATCTGGAACACCCTGATCCACCAGATGAGCAACGCTCAGTCCGAGGCCACCAACACTCACCTACGGGCCTTGACCCGCCGGTCCTACGGCTTTCACAGCCCAGAAGCGTTGATAGCCATGGCGATGCTTACCAGAGGCGGGTTATGCCCGCCGCTACCAGGCCGCTAA
- a CDS encoding IS3 family transposase, producing MSRKYAFIASEEGHYPLHLMFRWAKVSKSGFYEWKGRGPSYTSRRRTHLARLITALFEASDGTYGYRRVHADLLRSGYWADDDTVRQIMRELDLVPCQPRPFRPVTTIAGDTGQTPDLVKRHFNAVVPGTKLVGDITYIPTWEGWLYLATVLDCATKKVVGYAMADHMRASLVVDALKMAARNVRIVPDVSIFHSDRGSQYCSQDFADLTTHLKVRVS from the coding sequence GTGAGCAGAAAGTATGCATTCATTGCGAGTGAAGAAGGCCACTACCCGCTGCACCTGATGTTCCGCTGGGCGAAGGTGTCGAAGTCCGGCTTCTACGAGTGGAAGGGTCGCGGGCCGTCCTACACCAGCCGGCGCCGCACCCATCTTGCTCGGCTGATCACGGCGTTGTTCGAGGCCTCCGATGGGACCTACGGCTACCGTCGGGTACACGCTGACCTGCTGCGATCGGGCTATTGGGCTGATGACGACACGGTCCGGCAGATCATGCGGGAGCTCGACCTGGTGCCATGCCAGCCCCGTCCGTTTCGGCCGGTCACTACCATCGCCGGCGACACCGGTCAGACCCCTGACCTGGTAAAACGGCACTTCAACGCGGTCGTGCCGGGTACGAAGCTGGTCGGTGACATCACCTATATCCCGACCTGGGAGGGCTGGCTGTACTTGGCGACCGTGCTGGACTGCGCTACGAAGAAAGTCGTCGGCTACGCAATGGCAGATCACATGCGGGCATCGCTGGTGGTTGACGCTCTGAAAATGGCCGCACGTAATGTCAGGATTGTTCCCGATGTCAGCATATTTCACAGTGACCGCGGAAGCCAGTACTGCTCTCAGGACTTCGCTGACCTCACTACCCACCTCAAAGTTCGGGTCTCCTGA
- a CDS encoding transposase: MVSKFRGKYTPEFRDTAVREVTDKSRPIADVARELGLVEQTLRNWVAAHRERHGGDTQELTVSERAKLKALEKEVRELRMENEFLGKATAFFAKKSQ, encoded by the coding sequence ATGGTGAGCAAGTTTCGAGGCAAGTACACCCCGGAGTTTCGGGATACGGCCGTGCGGGAGGTGACCGACAAATCTCGGCCCATCGCTGACGTTGCTCGCGAACTGGGCTTGGTGGAGCAGACCCTGCGGAACTGGGTGGCGGCCCATCGCGAGCGTCACGGCGGCGACACGCAGGAACTGACCGTGTCGGAGCGGGCGAAGCTGAAGGCGTTGGAGAAAGAAGTGCGTGAGCTTCGTATGGAGAACGAATTTCTGGGAAAAGCAACGGCCTTCTTCGCCAAGAAATCGCAGTGA